The sequence below is a genomic window from Actinomycetota bacterium.
CTCTTCCGAGACAACCCCAAGCACGACATCGCCATGATCTTCCAGGATTACGCGGTGTTCCCGTGGATGACCGCTCGACAGAACGTCCTGTTCGCGCTCAAGATGCGCAAGGTGCCCAAGCGGCAGAGGGACGATGCGGCCTCGCACTACCTACACAAGGTCGGCCTGCTCGATTCGGACCACAAGTATCCGTCGCAGCTTTCCGGCGGGATGCGGCAGCGCCTGGCTTTGGCGCGGGCGCTCGCAGTCGAACCCCGGATCATCCTGATGGACGAGCCTTTCGCGGCCGTCGATGCGCTGACGCGCGAGAGGCTGCAAGAAGAGCTGCTTGCGCTGTGGGAAGAGACCCGCAAGACGATCGTGATGGTCACCCACGACATCGAAGAGGCGGCATACCTCTCCGACCGGGTCGTGGTCTTCTCGCCACTGCCGGGTTCGATCCGAAAC
It includes:
- a CDS encoding ABC transporter ATP-binding protein, with translation MIQAKGVSKFFSVVKEDGTAEGFTALNSVSLDIAEGTFVTLLGPSGCGKSTFLEILAGLQAPSDGEVWVDGKLVLEPLPSTRKEAEAYRKKYRLLSPIANSLFRDNPKHDIAMIFQDYAVFPWMTARQNVLFALKMRKVPKRQRDDAASHYLHKVGLLDSDHKYPSQLSGGMRQRLALARALAVEPRIILMDEPFAAVDALTRERLQEELLALWEETRKTIVMVTHDIEEAAYLSDRVVVFSPLPGSIRNIVDIDLPRPRRRNSPESRLIKERLMAIHGFDTVHEADYVI